The DNA segment ATTCAAAAATCGTGAATTATAaacagatataaaaataaaattggtttcaaaatttaatattcatGAGCTGAAACCTGTTTGGGTCGGGGTTGCCTTTTCTAtcttcgattttttttttttaaatatctacgAAAATGACATAAAACCCTCCTTTATACAAGTCCTAGAACCCCCGCTGTGCAGTGTCACCGAGTATAAAGTACGCAGCTTGCCTGAAAAATAGTTCTcctttattttaacatttatttatgcAATTTACTTAAATTTCGTAGATTCGATAGTTCAGGCCAAAACATACGAgaagaatttcatttttttgcagTTGTTGGTACTTTTTGTAGGATAAAAACATTGTACATTACTGAGATACAGTAATATAGAATAACATATCCAACACCAACAGACCCTCACTATTAAGGAACCTATACAACATACAATATTATACTTCATTTGGAGAtatatttggaaatttataGAATTCTATTtagatacttttaaaatgtatatacaaatatcgTTATAactaatttatttgatttgttattgtGACGTATTTTATGATTACGTGTTGTTGTTTTGGTCTCCTTTGGCCTCTTGGCTTTCGGTATAACACGAGGCTACTATCTTTTTCAGTACCTTTCTCATCGGTTCGTCTATTTCATCTCTAACTTGCAAGAACACTTTGATTTCCTGCTGCATAAAAGATGAATCAGTCTCTACACACTGCAGTTCGTATGCTCCCATTAGTTTTGTTTTTCGTCTCACCCTTGAATGTACAAGTTCAATGATAAGTCTCACATCCTTTACTTCGTCTGACGTAAAATTCATGTCACTTAAAACTGTCTCTAATGTAGAAATTACTTCTGGTTTGTTTAAGTCTCTATACAAgaatttaatgttattatatCGAACTCCTTTGTTTTCTAGTCTCGTCAAAACCTCGTCAAAGAAGACCGAGACGTGATTCATTAGACTTGTTGCACGTCTGTCTCCTGGTCTGACCAGAGTATGCAACAAACCAATCAGTCTTTTTTCTTCATTCACCTGAAACATAGATtcaagaattgtatatttcgtCATCGTCTTGGTCGAAATACACTGATGGATGCGATCAATTAGTCTTTGGACAATGCgcttttatttattgttgttcacataaataaacagaaaacacGTCCATATACGTGTATGTTAGTGCcactatttaaggaatgactgtaatatttttttctgtctatgaagaaataaaattaaaaaaaatggtgcacACTGAATTACGCGCGTAGCGATTTTTTTACCAGTgtgcatcacattttttatgttattttaatgttatgaaAATTACGAAAAAACGTTTATGACGTCAGAGTCatatgactaaattatgtctatgggctgataacaaaataacgtcaaccaatcagaagacgcgttacatctaaaattaaattatatgatGCTATGAGCAATAATGTATAAATTGTTAATGTATCAGTGGGGGATTCGGGTTGGAACCTTTTATTTTGGACGATCGATGCATTTGAATGGCGACATATAGTTGCCCTctccccttttgtcctgggttaggaaccccatttttaaaatggctggatccgcccccgTGTTTAAGttgtaataatttaattttggctACGCGCGTTGTTCAGTGTGcaccatttttttaatgttatttcttcatagacagaaaaaatattacagtcattccttaaataaccAAGAACCACGTCCATATAATATGTGGCTGTGACTAAACATAGGTACGAGCGAACATTTTGTTTCCATTatgatgaatatatattttatcttttttgtgcAGAATACATGAATGTCATGAATAGCTAAGTCGACTATATGCATAATCTTTGAAATcttcttttattataatttaatgcaATACCTATTAAAAAGGGTTGAAGTAAGCAAATATTATTTAAGGTAGTATTGGAGTCTTCTGACATCTTTGtacaataacataaaataatcgATTCACATTTTCATTGAAATAGGCTTTTGAGACAGGCAAGAGTATCCATTTATTTGGAAGCCTTTTCTTTCAAATGAAGTAAAGTACCCGATTTCATCTCATTGTTTAACAAATTCAGATTAAAtagacccctatttttcaaaacggcattttgtttcattttgcagggagattatgtgaccgaaattttataaaactgtaaatagaggattttttttaattttgataaacatgcagtaaaaaattacgttttttcctcaattcatgaacatttgataaatatgagttatttctgaattaaaaaatgcatattttttaaagatatttataaaatacagaaattacccattatttaacaaaaaacaatttgtgtttatcttttataacaaaaaagttatgtctttctttcgaaaaaagaaattacggccacaaatctgaattttgagcaaatatacaaaatttcgacctcattttacttaaaaagtagcacatgaaggtatattttttattacatatttgatttaatcaggtaaaaaatagcctatatgcaaattttcatgaactggtaaatacaggatcaaaactgtatcgtatgcccttaatctTTATCTTTCTATTCGACTAACTTTGCCTTTTCTGTGTATAACTAAAAACTTACACAAAgtatgttaatttttaaaatatactaatatcatttttaatcatcttttttcaAGAGTACGATATAAAGTTAATGTCAGCAAAGTGTGAATTAGGGTTTCCtttgcgttttttttttgtatgtattcttAACTATGTTAACTAAAAAACTCAAATTGGGTCACCTAAATAAATCTATTAGatgacaattatacaaaaaGCACGCGATTAGAATACACGACAAACAAAGTCAAACCTACATAGCAGAACTAAATTATTACTTTGAAATCAGTTAACGTTGAACTTCCCACGTCGAACATCAACGGAGCCTTCCGTTCAAAGTagttgatatttattttgttggtgCTTACATAGCTGCAATtatcagtgtatgtaaagtgcggatcctaaaatatcatttttactgtatatgccataaatgtctaatgtagaatgataaataaacagacgaactttttttattttttgaagaaaatgaagaaaattagttaaaatgtatatgttcagaaatacataatactaataaaacaaagtaagataTGCGAGAGGGGTTTTATCGCGCATAAAGCCATCCacctgtgaaatatataccaaaataggtgaatatttaggacatttcacgaacagatcgtacaggtgctttataactaacaggtaAGATGctgttgcagtaaaaaatattcattttaatacaattattaaagttgtataacgtagaatatgttttgtcattcagtttcttcatatttaactaaattccactatgatgatttcgtaatgctagtcatgtttactgtcgaaaaatgatactattctttcattttcactgtggagcgaatcattagtattgtatatgcggtgcattttcactcAGAGCAAGGCTTTAGAATACACttgcttgctttttttattggataatcattatgataacacccaatttaattcaaatattaaaaaaaacaggtaaaactatgcctattcatattgtGAATAAATGTCAATCtaatttacaaagtttgtataaacaattatacaaacaaagcaagcaaaccaaagttttgctttacatgcattaggaaattagctgtaaagccgtaatttagccgacttgctcaaacaatagataaagtaagagaaagatttgataaaatttaacttacggaggaaagtttggttttaaaacactctaataaattcaatagaaatgacatttatttcaaatgtgttccatttagtttcttataaagcgtatagggatctttatccttatttttttatccatttccatgacacttcaccactaattacgtacatcttgatatagattgaacctttgttttcccgtttaaaaggttttacactggagccctttataacttgctgttcggtgtgagccaagactccatgttgaagatcgtattttgacgtataatggtctacttttataaattgtgactcggatggagagttgtctcattgtcatatgcgacatctatatatggctcagaaacgagacgggataaaaagggataaaaaaaatccacgcttctttttgtcgagccttcgacttaagtcgaaaaagcgagactaagagatcctacattccgtcgtcgtcgtcgtcggcggcggtgtccacaaatattcactctgtggttaaagttttttgaaatttcaataagtttcttaaactgtactggatttctaccaaacttggaaagATGCTTGTTtctgatcataagatagtatccagaagtatatttcgtaaaaataaaattccatttttccgtattttacttataaatggacttagttttttctgcggggaaacattacattcactctgtggttaaagtttttagaatttaaataactttcttaaactatcctaggtttgtaccaaacatggacagaagattgtttatgatcataaaatagtatccagaagcaaattttgtaaaaaaataaatctattttttctgtattttacttttaaatggacttagtttttatgcgaggaaacattacattcactctgtggttaaagttttaaaatttttaataactttcttaaactatcctgggtttgtaccaaacttggacagaagcttgtttatgatcataagataatatccagaagtaaattttgtaagaaaataaatcatttttttctgtattttacttttaaatggacttagtttttttctgcggggaaacattacattcactctgtggttaaagtttttaaatttttaataactttcttaaactatcctgggtttgtaccaaacttggacagaagcttatttatgatcataagatagtatccagcagataaagttttcaaaacatttattaga comes from the Mytilus trossulus isolate FHL-02 chromosome 3, PNRI_Mtr1.1.1.hap1, whole genome shotgun sequence genome and includes:
- the LOC134712389 gene encoding uncharacterized protein LOC134712389 yields the protein MESDNVIESSKKIVSPLMDRKLTQLEEKAAVLEKDFESILKRTSEIELWAKQYEIKVNEEKRLIGLLHTLVRPGDRRATSLMNHVSVFFDEVLTRLENKGVRYNNIKFLYRDLNKPEVISTLETVLSDMNFTSDEVKDVRLIIELVHSRVRRKTKLMGAYELQCVETDSSFMQQEIKVFLQVRDEIDEPMRKVLKKIVASCYTESQEAKGDQNNNT